From Clostridia bacterium, one genomic window encodes:
- a CDS encoding carbohydrate ABC transporter permease, giving the protein MSSSRRGKRRSTGDALAMVFLCLLSVVFIFPFYWVITGGFKDQRLTIQLPPQWFPVKPTLSNYVRLFDNSAGVWLLNSVFTSLTAMLLVCGVSVPAGYVLAKKRFHGRSMIFAMFVAAMALPKQVILVPLVRLVSSWGFHNTLAAVILPAVGWPFGIFLIKQFSQTIPGEILEAAKIDGCSELRTLMHIVVPMVKPGIGALAIFTFINTWNDYFMQLIMLNSRSRLTLPLGVATMQQEFATNYGVLMAGATLAALPILIVFFVFQQYFTQGITMGSVKG; this is encoded by the coding sequence ATGAGTAGCAGTCGGAGGGGGAAGAGGCGCTCTACAGGGGATGCTCTGGCGATGGTGTTCCTGTGCCTTCTATCAGTGGTTTTCATCTTTCCGTTCTACTGGGTGATCACCGGCGGGTTCAAGGATCAGAGGCTCACCATCCAGTTGCCGCCGCAGTGGTTCCCTGTGAAGCCGACCCTCAGCAACTATGTAAGGCTCTTCGATAACTCCGCGGGCGTATGGCTTCTCAACAGCGTATTCACTTCGCTAACCGCTATGCTTCTGGTTTGCGGTGTGTCGGTTCCCGCGGGCTACGTGCTTGCTAAGAAGAGATTCCACGGTCGAAGCATGATCTTCGCCATGTTTGTGGCGGCTATGGCCCTGCCTAAGCAGGTGATACTGGTGCCGTTGGTGCGACTGGTAAGCTCGTGGGGGTTTCACAACACTCTCGCGGCAGTGATTCTGCCCGCGGTGGGCTGGCCATTCGGCATCTTCTTGATAAAGCAGTTCAGCCAGACCATCCCCGGCGAAATCCTGGAGGCAGCCAAGATCGATGGCTGCAGCGAGCTGAGGACTTTGATGCACATTGTCGTGCCTATGGTGAAGCCCGGCATCGGGGCCCTGGCGATCTTCACTTTCATAAATACGTGGAATGACTACTTCATGCAGCTCATCATGCTGAACTCCAGGTCGAGGCTGACGCTGCCTTTGGGCGTCGCCACTATGCAGCAGGAGTTCGCAACCAACTACGGGGTGCTGATGGCAGGCGCAACTCTGGCGGCCCTGCCGATACTGATAGTCTTCTTCGTGTTTCAGCAGTACTTCACCCAGGGGATCACGATGGGCTCGGTGAAGGGTTGA
- a CDS encoding helix-turn-helix domain-containing protein, translated as MMMCGGVPQLKMLRYAKGYTQEALADAAGISRDTYQNIESGRSDPRASTLQNIARVLGVEVQDLFGQAEIPARVRFRSSRRMNSRDMILCDAVTWMRDYSRLEGTLNNHASWLLGDLSTEMTAYEGGPEKAKLCAVRARQQLGLSAGEPVRDVCGLLESAGVKVYPKEVMSEGFFGLSIGPIDGGPLIVVNVWGRISVERWIFTAAHEFGHLLLHPDSYDVSVAREDLTEEQEANIFASYFLMPGPVFDTEWRNARGLPFVDRVLKVKRMFRVSYKTVLYRLSETHRLDDNLWGKFQGEYRRRYGKTLKMADEPQPASADDFMASYPEAYRAVEPCELSEADFVPDRLARLVRQALEGGHISLSRAAGIIRIDAESMRNMALSWVNG; from the coding sequence ATGATGATGTGCGGCGGTGTTCCACAGCTGAAAATGCTTCGCTACGCAAAAGGCTACACCCAAGAGGCGCTGGCAGACGCGGCGGGGATCTCGAGAGACACTTACCAGAACATCGAATCCGGCCGGTCCGACCCCAGAGCGTCTACCCTGCAAAACATCGCCAGGGTGCTTGGGGTCGAGGTTCAGGACCTGTTCGGCCAAGCAGAAATTCCCGCCCGAGTTAGGTTCCGATCCTCCCGACGCATGAACTCCAGGGACATGATCTTGTGTGATGCAGTGACGTGGATGCGTGACTACAGTCGCCTAGAGGGAACCCTAAACAACCATGCCAGCTGGCTCCTCGGGGATTTGTCAACCGAGATGACCGCCTATGAGGGGGGACCCGAAAAGGCGAAGCTATGCGCTGTTCGGGCCCGCCAGCAGCTTGGACTGAGCGCGGGGGAACCAGTCCGGGACGTGTGCGGACTGCTGGAATCCGCAGGAGTCAAGGTCTACCCGAAGGAAGTAATGTCTGAGGGCTTCTTTGGGCTATCGATAGGGCCTATCGACGGAGGGCCCCTCATCGTCGTGAACGTGTGGGGCAGAATCTCAGTGGAGCGTTGGATATTCACCGCGGCCCACGAGTTTGGCCATCTACTGCTCCATCCGGATTCGTATGACGTGTCTGTGGCCCGAGAGGATCTGACTGAAGAGCAGGAAGCGAACATATTCGCTAGTTACTTCCTTATGCCCGGGCCGGTTTTCGACACCGAGTGGCGCAACGCCCGGGGATTGCCCTTCGTGGATCGCGTGCTCAAGGTGAAGAGGATGTTCAGAGTCAGCTACAAGACCGTGCTCTATAGGTTATCAGAAACCCATAGGCTAGACGATAACCTGTGGGGCAAGTTCCAGGGCGAATACCGAAGGCGCTACGGAAAGACCCTCAAGATGGCAGACGAGCCTCAGCCCGCGTCGGCTGATGACTTCATGGCCTCTTACCCTGAGGCATACCGAGCCGTGGAACCATGCGAGCTGAGTGAAGCGGATTTCGTCCCGGACAGACTTGCCAGACTGGTCAGGCAGGCACTTGAAGGCGGGCACATCTCCTTGAGTCGCGCCGCCGGGATAATCAGAATCGATGCCGAATCGATGCGAAACATGGCTCTGTCATGGGTGAATGGCTGA
- a CDS encoding HEPN domain-containing protein → MDEFRTALRNVVQTACEAIANLDGVPMARRSILKVTENGCLHRVPTDVVIVSHLAHMLGDEVFDHPCVQTLLEAARAIPAIGDRVLVDGIGATFASDVQKSGLVHQSLVVPFLAAYFAQAGALEFVDAAFDETYEELLLDMSPVTHPVVEVSPLANLKLATNEIPVCDGVRIVKAPIRDKEDFLDVFEASGKCMSPSVFLTGTCCMTSDRPLFPFQAAGGIDAYLERIVDVPHAEPPTVPASPEDNQLILDLLRLYTSDDVQLVFTRTGHYRILHGPQMSVHWPPPSETPGRDTVTTPLDEPAASELKCMWSSLAHGANSSVARLALSRYGTGTGRRRVEDQIIDYWIALESIFLQENDELRFRASLRIAGFLGITGDERVHIRRQAMNSYDVRSKVVHGSSRLNENQITVACSETRELLRTSLIKLLRSTERFDPRTIEDMILRSV, encoded by the coding sequence GTGGATGAGTTCCGTACTGCGCTTCGCAATGTGGTTCAGACTGCGTGCGAAGCAATCGCCAATCTTGATGGCGTGCCAATGGCTCGACGCTCGATCCTTAAGGTAACAGAGAACGGCTGTCTTCATCGAGTGCCCACGGATGTGGTGATTGTGTCTCATCTGGCGCACATGCTAGGGGATGAAGTGTTTGACCATCCCTGTGTCCAGACCCTGCTAGAAGCTGCTCGAGCAATACCGGCCATAGGTGACCGAGTTCTTGTAGATGGGATCGGAGCGACCTTCGCGAGTGACGTACAAAAGTCCGGGCTCGTTCATCAATCCTTGGTAGTGCCGTTTCTCGCAGCGTACTTCGCACAAGCGGGAGCTCTGGAATTCGTCGATGCCGCGTTCGATGAGACGTACGAGGAGCTGCTACTGGATATGAGTCCGGTAACTCACCCAGTGGTTGAAGTGAGCCCTCTGGCGAACCTGAAGCTAGCCACGAACGAGATACCAGTCTGTGATGGCGTACGCATAGTGAAAGCCCCAATCAGAGACAAGGAGGACTTTCTGGACGTGTTTGAGGCTTCAGGCAAGTGCATGAGTCCATCCGTGTTCCTTACAGGAACCTGCTGCATGACCAGCGACCGGCCCTTGTTTCCTTTCCAAGCTGCAGGCGGAATAGACGCTTACCTAGAGAGAATTGTCGATGTCCCGCACGCTGAACCCCCTACAGTACCTGCATCACCCGAAGATAACCAGCTGATTCTGGACTTGCTCCGGTTGTACACATCTGATGATGTTCAACTCGTATTCACGAGGACTGGTCACTATCGGATTCTGCATGGACCTCAGATGAGTGTTCACTGGCCTCCCCCATCTGAAACACCAGGACGCGACACGGTCACAACACCGCTGGATGAACCTGCTGCGTCTGAGCTCAAGTGCATGTGGAGTTCTCTCGCACATGGTGCTAACTCCAGCGTGGCTCGGCTTGCTCTCAGTCGATATGGTACTGGAACAGGTAGACGCAGAGTCGAAGATCAGATCATCGACTACTGGATCGCGTTGGAGTCCATTTTCCTCCAAGAGAACGACGAGCTGCGTTTTCGAGCCTCTCTGAGAATCGCAGGTTTCCTGGGAATAACAGGTGATGAGCGAGTTCACATTCGGAGGCAAGCCATGAACTCCTACGACGTTAGGTCGAAGGTGGTTCACGGATCATCAAGGCTGAACGAAAACCAGATCACGGTTGCCTGCTCGGAAACGCGCGAGCTTCTTCGAACGTCACTCATCAAGCTGCTCCGGTCAACTGAACGATTCGATCCCAGGACTATCGAGGACATGATCCTCAGGAGCGTCTGA
- a CDS encoding ATP-binding protein: MKSALLQEQCKALKLGSVSRIHTQIAFENREQFLTDLFAEELKIREENRNRRRLKRAGFPQTKTLEEFSWESIVLPPQTTREHLTELSFIDAKESLICMGGVGTGKTHLVIALGLKAALSGKGGSTESIRTAFMHRNLADWEEGERHAIPYTRAQVERFSPRSRAILEIRGRRDLEILEKIYSNSVLLGDDGPGAWQIQYSTEFHMTNDSELFPPRAPEATK; this comes from the coding sequence ATGAAGTCCGCTCTTCTCCAAGAACAGTGCAAAGCGCTTAAGCTTGGATCGGTGAGCCGGATCCACACGCAGATCGCCTTCGAGAACAGAGAGCAGTTCCTGACGGACCTTTTTGCGGAGGAACTGAAGATACGTGAAGAGAACCGAAACCGGCGCAGACTGAAACGCGCAGGCTTCCCCCAGACCAAAACGCTAGAGGAGTTCTCCTGGGAGAGCATTGTACTGCCCCCGCAGACAACGAGAGAACACCTAACAGAGCTGAGCTTCATCGATGCCAAGGAGTCCCTGATCTGCATGGGCGGCGTGGGAACGGGCAAGACGCATCTTGTGATAGCGCTTGGACTGAAGGCAGCCCTAAGCGGAAAGGGAGGCAGCACGGAATCCATCCGAACAGCCTTCATGCACAGAAACCTCGCCGACTGGGAAGAAGGCGAGCGACATGCTATTCCTTACACTCGGGCGCAGGTAGAGCGGTTCAGTCCTCGCAGCCGGGCAATACTTGAGATCCGTGGTCGGCGCGATCTCGAGATCTTGGAGAAGATCTACAGCAACTCGGTATTGCTCGGCGATGATGGCCCCGGCGCGTGGCAGATCCAGTACTCTACAGAGTTCCACATGACGAACGACTCGGAGCTGTTCCCCCCGCGCGCTCCAGAGGCTACGAAGTGA
- a CDS encoding L-2-amino-thiazoline-4-carboxylic acid hydrolase — protein sequence MQDRNTDKRPFEGANALLPDHHALLFSALARNILSACGEAAEAILSDAIKSYAIERGGRMRKRAIANGDGTSMASYRAYCEWTAPPGSISSMVAARSPVLVTHTLICPWYEAWKRTGRLHEGAFYCRYVDEYLVRGFDESLVLEVKTMHDPSCSGHCEFRWNGIDLTQEEEARIDAMRARAEQGGVKDWRYHMGHLISSYASSLRRHGIDEGAVLIPARADFASLCGEGAASVFGDYDEVDYEAV from the coding sequence ATGCAAGACAGGAATACAGATAAGCGTCCTTTCGAGGGCGCCAACGCCCTACTTCCGGACCACCACGCCCTGTTGTTCTCCGCCCTTGCCAGAAACATCCTCTCTGCCTGCGGAGAAGCTGCTGAAGCCATATTGTCGGACGCGATCAAATCGTATGCCATCGAGCGAGGCGGGCGCATGAGGAAAAGGGCTATCGCCAACGGCGACGGCACTTCCATGGCGTCATACAGGGCCTATTGCGAATGGACCGCCCCGCCCGGATCTATCTCCTCCATGGTTGCCGCAAGGTCCCCGGTTCTCGTTACGCACACTCTGATCTGTCCTTGGTATGAGGCCTGGAAAAGAACCGGACGACTACACGAGGGCGCGTTCTACTGCAGATATGTCGACGAGTATCTGGTTAGGGGTTTCGACGAGAGCCTGGTTCTGGAAGTCAAGACGATGCACGACCCCTCATGCTCCGGCCACTGCGAGTTCAGGTGGAATGGAATAGACCTAACGCAGGAGGAGGAAGCTCGCATCGATGCAATGCGCGCTCGCGCAGAGCAGGGCGGCGTCAAGGACTGGCGTTACCACATGGGACATCTCATAAGCTCCTACGCGAGTTCCCTGAGGAGGCACGGCATAGATGAAGGGGCCGTGCTCATCCCAGCGAGGGCGGATTTCGCATCGTTGTGCGGGGAAGGTGCAGCCAGCGTGTTTGGCGACTACGATGAAGTTGACTACGAGGCTGTGTGA
- a CDS encoding NAD(P)/FAD-dependent oxidoreductase, which yields MTKRSIIIGAGIAGLAAGCYAQMNGYSTEIYEAHDKPGGLCTAWKRKGYTVDGCIHHLAGASPGVELYRLWEELGAVQGREMVFRDTLTQVESADGLVLTVYADIDRLERHMKQLSPADAKVIEEYTNGARKFARIDLFSLMAIAPLQVALKAGPVAGAFMKWSRVTLDQFAARFQDPFLRRAFPTVQYDFADIPMFLHLNFLAGCHNKTLGWPKGGSLSFAQSIADQYERLGGRIHYRSRVSRILVEDNRAVGVIANDAEHKTDVVISAADGHSTIFDMLGGKFADERIKRYYEAAPRHIEMALQVSFGVNRDMSQEPQALTWFLPEPVTIVDREIDRVDIEVYNFDDTLAPEGKTVVKVMLSAGYDYWRGLLEAGRAKYDDEKQRVAAAVLELLEQRFPGISAQVEMTDVATPVTTERFTGNWRGLQAWGVPGEPLAMLKGFTRTLSGLRNMYMVGQWAEATIGLPTAVASGRRAIQNICRLDGKRFRTAVDGV from the coding sequence ATGACTAAGAGGTCTATCATCATCGGCGCTGGGATCGCCGGGCTAGCGGCAGGCTGCTACGCACAGATGAACGGCTACAGTACTGAGATCTACGAGGCGCACGACAAGCCTGGAGGGCTATGCACCGCATGGAAGCGCAAAGGCTACACCGTAGATGGCTGCATTCATCATCTGGCCGGAGCGAGCCCAGGGGTTGAGCTCTACCGATTGTGGGAGGAGCTCGGAGCAGTCCAGGGGCGCGAAATGGTCTTTCGCGACACCTTGACGCAGGTGGAGTCGGCTGATGGCCTGGTGCTCACCGTGTATGCCGACATTGATCGACTGGAGCGGCACATGAAGCAGCTGTCGCCGGCGGATGCCAAGGTGATCGAAGAGTATACCAATGGAGCCCGAAAGTTCGCCCGCATTGACCTGTTCTCACTGATGGCCATAGCTCCTCTGCAAGTCGCGCTCAAAGCCGGGCCCGTGGCCGGGGCCTTCATGAAATGGAGCAGGGTGACGCTCGACCAGTTCGCAGCGCGTTTCCAAGACCCGTTTCTACGGCGTGCCTTTCCCACCGTGCAGTACGATTTCGCCGATATACCCATGTTTCTTCATCTCAACTTCCTGGCCGGCTGCCACAACAAGACTCTGGGCTGGCCCAAAGGCGGATCGCTCTCATTTGCCCAGAGCATAGCCGATCAGTACGAAAGGCTGGGCGGAAGGATTCACTATCGCTCTCGGGTGAGCAGAATACTGGTTGAGGACAACCGGGCCGTTGGAGTGATCGCAAATGACGCGGAGCACAAGACCGATGTGGTGATCTCGGCTGCTGACGGCCATTCCACCATCTTCGACATGCTGGGCGGCAAGTTCGCAGACGAGCGCATCAAGCGCTACTATGAGGCGGCTCCACGGCACATAGAGATGGCGCTGCAGGTCTCTTTTGGAGTGAATCGCGACATGTCGCAGGAACCGCAGGCGCTCACCTGGTTCCTGCCCGAGCCGGTCACCATTGTCGACAGGGAGATCGACCGAGTTGATATCGAGGTCTACAACTTCGATGACACGTTGGCGCCTGAGGGAAAGACTGTGGTAAAGGTGATGCTGAGCGCCGGCTACGACTATTGGCGAGGGCTACTCGAAGCCGGCCGGGCGAAATACGACGACGAGAAACAACGCGTGGCAGCTGCGGTGCTGGAGTTGCTCGAACAGCGCTTCCCGGGCATCAGCGCACAGGTTGAGATGACGGACGTGGCCACGCCCGTTACAACCGAGCGCTTCACAGGCAACTGGCGAGGGCTGCAGGCCTGGGGCGTTCCCGGCGAGCCTCTCGCAATGCTCAAGGGGTTCACCCGCACCCTTTCGGGGCTACGGAATATGTACATGGTCGGGCAGTGGGCCGAGGCTACCATCGGGCTCCCGACAGCCGTGGCATCCGGCCGTCGAGCTATCCAGAATATCTGCAGGCTTGACGGAAAGCGGTTTCGAACAGCGGTCGATGGGGTGTGA
- a CDS encoding GNAT family N-acetyltransferase — protein MSIVLRLERPEDYRAVENLTREAFWGFTNPTCDEHYLVHLLRSVPAFVPELDFVAEMDGKLVGNVMCSKARVVNDNGNETGVLTFGPLSVLPAYWHCGVGSALMRHSIRGAKRMGYGAIVFYGHPDYYPRFGFRNAKAFGITTPNGKNFDALMAMPLHDGALDGVSGAFHEDPVFAVKSEDAEAFDRTFPHKEPASMIPIDVLTDKLEPAARKAFAEHNITTLAWLNRLSGRQMLEWEGIDAHAMAVINQTLREHGYAEKLLPSSTVLQLAEMGVRIPVVTPIRVKDGISVYRLESEGERYVLKAFDRPKDRREIENYKLLTSLGVPVLPMLRHTSNALLLPDVESDTRFRLGCEDDLSDTQTAAALARWYKTLHEKGRACVSTHSSALYDETDVITPPNMDMVAEKTGTRANALWDTLRERFADVRRLIDSLPRTLTYNDFYWTNLVVSRDYTSAMMLDFNLLGKGYAFADIRNVTSSLTTDANEAFLSEYGTNGIGKEERLADAVLSPLTTLFFACEREVFPRWANTSLEELKSGALLKSLLRWLDPSTNYREES, from the coding sequence TTGAGCATCGTTTTACGCCTTGAGCGGCCTGAGGACTACCGCGCCGTGGAGAATCTCACCCGCGAAGCATTTTGGGGATTCACAAACCCTACCTGCGATGAGCATTATCTAGTCCATTTGCTCCGGAGCGTCCCGGCGTTTGTGCCGGAACTCGACTTCGTAGCCGAGATGGACGGCAAGCTTGTCGGGAATGTGATGTGTTCAAAAGCAAGAGTCGTTAATGACAACGGCAATGAAACGGGAGTGCTGACCTTCGGCCCGCTTTCGGTCTTGCCCGCGTACTGGCATTGCGGCGTCGGCTCGGCGCTCATGCGTCATTCAATACGCGGGGCAAAGCGGATGGGATATGGGGCAATCGTGTTTTACGGGCATCCCGACTATTACCCGCGTTTTGGATTCCGCAACGCCAAAGCCTTCGGCATTACAACGCCGAACGGGAAGAACTTTGACGCGCTCATGGCCATGCCGCTCCACGACGGGGCGCTGGACGGCGTCTCCGGCGCGTTTCATGAAGACCCGGTTTTTGCGGTGAAATCGGAGGATGCCGAGGCGTTTGACCGGACGTTTCCTCATAAGGAACCGGCCTCGATGATCCCGATTGACGTGCTGACAGACAAGCTGGAACCGGCGGCGCGAAAGGCCTTTGCCGAGCATAACATCACAACGCTCGCATGGCTCAACCGCCTAAGCGGACGGCAAATGCTCGAATGGGAGGGGATTGATGCACATGCTATGGCTGTCATCAATCAAACGCTCAGGGAGCATGGCTACGCCGAAAAGCTTCTCCCGTCATCAACTGTGCTGCAGCTTGCCGAGATGGGTGTGCGTATACCTGTCGTAACACCAATACGGGTCAAGGACGGCATCTCGGTGTATCGCTTGGAATCCGAGGGCGAGAGATATGTACTCAAGGCGTTCGACAGGCCGAAGGACAGGCGGGAAATCGAGAACTACAAGCTGCTCACCTCGCTTGGCGTCCCGGTATTGCCGATGTTGAGGCACACGAGCAATGCCTTGCTTTTGCCGGACGTGGAGAGCGATACCCGGTTCCGGCTGGGCTGTGAAGACGACCTGTCCGACACACAGACCGCCGCAGCCCTCGCGCGCTGGTACAAAACGCTGCATGAGAAGGGACGTGCCTGTGTTTCAACCCATAGCTCCGCGCTCTATGACGAGACGGATGTTATCACGCCGCCAAACATGGATATGGTGGCGGAGAAAACGGGCACTCGGGCAAACGCGCTGTGGGATACTCTTCGGGAGCGCTTTGCCGATGTGCGCCGCCTGATCGATTCTTTGCCGCGCACGCTGACGTACAATGATTTCTACTGGACGAATCTTGTCGTCTCCAGAGACTACACCTCCGCCATGATGCTGGACTTCAACCTGCTCGGCAAGGGTTACGCCTTCGCTGACATCCGCAATGTGACAAGCTCGCTCACGACCGACGCGAATGAAGCGTTTTTGAGTGAATACGGCACGAATGGAATCGGCAAGGAGGAAAGACTTGCTGACGCCGTCTTATCGCCGCTCACCACACTGTTTTTCGCCTGCGAACGAGAAGTCTTCCCCCGATGGGCGAACACTTCGCTGGAGGAACTGAAAAGCGGTGCGCTGCTGAAGAGTCTGTTACGGTGGCTCGATCCTTCCACCAACTACAGGGAGGAATCCTAA
- a CDS encoding nucleotide pyrophosphohydrolase, with translation MTQNQQPQSRLLDQLITFRDERDWKQFHTPKNLASALVVEASELLSIFQWTPDSELGARCAEKREEIEHEVGDAYIYLLFLAHALGIDLNEVAEKKMALNAEHYPADRARGNAKKYTEL, from the coding sequence GTGACTCAGAATCAGCAACCCCAAAGCAGACTACTCGATCAACTGATTACATTCCGCGACGAGCGGGACTGGAAGCAGTTCCACACCCCCAAGAACCTCGCCTCCGCTCTCGTCGTAGAGGCATCCGAACTCCTGTCGATATTCCAGTGGACCCCCGACTCCGAGCTCGGCGCCAGATGTGCCGAGAAACGCGAAGAGATCGAGCACGAAGTCGGGGATGCCTACATATACCTACTCTTCCTGGCCCATGCCCTCGGCATCGACCTCAACGAAGTCGCAGAGAAGAAGATGGCCCTGAACGCCGAGCATTACCCCGCGGACAGAGCCAGAGGAAATGCGAAGAAGTACACAGAGTTGTGA
- a CDS encoding alpha/beta hydrolase, giving the protein MGSIMLFAAIAVELVFAAYCIHSRSYQATGRSIMRIIAFAVFVLLMITSIIEWSLRWYAFAALLLIWALLGAIALVRRDRDGAAFRIGSVIRKAVLALLAVLLALSPALIFPQCKPLKTTGAYGIETVAYTYTDESRIDTYSDAGGPRRLTVQYWHPEDADGKYPLIVFSHGSFGVKSSNLSLYRELASHGYVVCSIDHTYQCLFTADTDGRVSLIDRGFMREILAEDAKRDKVQSCEYYQKWMGVRTGDLNFVIDYALSQAASSDPDPVYALIDITKIGVMGHSLGGSTALGIGRLRDDVGAVIALESPFMCDIVGVEDGEFVWNDETYPVPVLNIYSDSSWSHLDELPQYAANAKLLADTEAISYSVHMRGSGHLSLTDLALTSPLLTRMLNGRKASIDTKYCLTTISQLALEFFDCCLRGKGTFAPQASY; this is encoded by the coding sequence ATGGGAAGTATCATGCTGTTCGCTGCGATTGCAGTTGAGCTGGTATTTGCGGCGTATTGCATTCACTCAAGATCATATCAAGCGACAGGCAGAAGCATCATGCGCATAATCGCCTTCGCTGTGTTCGTCCTGCTGATGATAACGTCCATCATAGAATGGAGTCTTCGCTGGTATGCTTTTGCAGCATTGCTGCTGATATGGGCGCTGCTAGGCGCGATAGCACTGGTACGGAGAGATCGTGATGGTGCAGCATTCAGAATCGGCAGCGTCATCAGAAAAGCAGTTCTGGCGCTTTTGGCTGTACTGCTTGCCCTCAGCCCTGCCCTGATATTCCCGCAGTGCAAACCGCTGAAGACCACCGGCGCGTATGGCATAGAAACGGTGGCCTACACCTATACCGATGAAAGTCGCATCGACACGTATTCCGACGCCGGCGGACCTAGAAGACTCACTGTGCAATACTGGCATCCCGAAGACGCCGACGGCAAATACCCGCTTATCGTCTTCTCTCATGGGTCGTTCGGAGTGAAATCGAGCAATCTGTCGCTATACAGAGAGCTGGCAAGCCACGGTTATGTTGTGTGCTCAATCGACCACACATACCAGTGCCTGTTCACCGCCGACACAGACGGGAGAGTATCGTTGATTGACAGAGGTTTCATGCGTGAGATCCTAGCTGAGGACGCAAAGCGCGACAAGGTGCAGAGCTGTGAGTACTATCAGAAGTGGATGGGAGTACGCACAGGCGACCTGAACTTCGTTATCGACTATGCCCTCAGCCAGGCAGCTAGCAGCGATCCTGATCCTGTATACGCACTCATAGATATAACGAAGATCGGCGTTATGGGGCATTCGTTGGGAGGTTCTACCGCATTGGGAATTGGTCGACTCAGGGATGATGTGGGCGCGGTTATTGCCTTGGAGTCGCCCTTCATGTGCGATATTGTAGGCGTCGAAGACGGGGAGTTTGTGTGGAATGACGAAACGTATCCCGTACCCGTGCTGAACATCTACTCAGACAGCTCATGGAGTCATCTGGATGAACTGCCGCAATACGCAGCGAATGCGAAATTGCTTGCGGATACGGAGGCGATCTCCTACAGCGTGCATATGCGAGGGTCAGGACACCTCTCTTTGACAGATCTGGCGCTTACGAGTCCATTGCTTACACGGATGCTGAATGGACGGAAAGCAAGTATAGACACAAAATACTGCCTAACCACCATAAGCCAGTTGGCGCTGGAGTTCTTCGACTGCTGCCTAAGAGGAAAAGGCACGTTTGCGCCACAGGCATCTTACTGA
- a CDS encoding GyrI-like domain-containing protein — MATGEAAKTVFVQVVERPARKVILRRGVKATHYFEYCGEMGCDVWDALSRIREAMYEPIGMWLPASMIKPGTSTYVQGVEVPADFCGEVPDGFEVMDLPPCKMMVFQGEPYDDCHFQEAIGELWEVMERYKPEIYGFEWADEDAPRFQLAPMGYRGYIEARPVRQVSRG, encoded by the coding sequence ATGGCCACAGGTGAGGCTGCGAAGACAGTCTTTGTCCAGGTGGTTGAGCGCCCAGCGAGAAAAGTCATCCTGAGGCGAGGAGTCAAGGCCACGCACTACTTCGAGTACTGCGGCGAGATGGGCTGTGACGTGTGGGATGCTCTGTCGCGCATCAGGGAAGCGATGTATGAGCCGATCGGAATGTGGCTGCCCGCAAGCATGATCAAACCCGGCACGTCGACGTATGTTCAGGGTGTGGAGGTTCCTGCCGACTTCTGCGGCGAGGTTCCGGACGGGTTCGAGGTGATGGACCTGCCTCCGTGCAAGATGATGGTCTTCCAGGGCGAGCCGTACGATGATTGCCACTTCCAGGAAGCCATCGGGGAGCTGTGGGAAGTCATGGAAAGGTACAAACCCGAGATCTATGGGTTCGAGTGGGCCGACGAAGATGCGCCCAGATTCCAGCTTGCCCCCATGGGTTACCGCGGGTACATCGAAGCCCGGCCAGTCAGGCAGGTCAGCAGGGGGTAG